A single region of the Anaerolineales bacterium genome encodes:
- a CDS encoding DUF790 family protein, with protein sequence MAPTIELLHQWYARLVNAFGTEIGVYYGAEKIALPITVTTYHSAGDVVARHGNAFKLIIFDEVHHLPAPNWGETALMSPSPCRLGLTATYPEEYEQGDGRWRVDELIGPIVYSKPIDDLVGSQLTAKRYCMRSLPVRPSKSKKHGGEGNNMLTGDLVRPRIRRQGDSLLVDYLDVSQRHWQQTARELIALLNTFMGKPYAAWEETLEKYEGERIDYVVIRGLAKVLEDAATFGPVETMFTPAEVREKLFACGPINPRIDLFNRGEPVMK encoded by the coding sequence GTGGCTCCAACAATCGAACTTCTCCATCAGTGGTATGCACGACTCGTCAATGCCTTCGGCACAGAGATCGGCGTTTATTACGGCGCAGAAAAAATTGCCTTGCCAATTACAGTCACAACGTATCATTCCGCCGGGGATGTGGTGGCACGACACGGAAACGCCTTCAAGTTGATCATCTTCGACGAAGTTCACCACCTCCCTGCACCGAATTGGGGAGAAACAGCGTTAATGTCGCCTTCTCCATGTCGGCTCGGACTGACGGCTACCTATCCAGAAGAATATGAACAGGGGGATGGGCGCTGGCGAGTCGATGAACTTATTGGTCCGATTGTTTATTCCAAACCTATTGATGATCTGGTGGGCAGCCAGTTAACCGCAAAGCGGTATTGTATGAGGTCATTGCCCGTAAGACCATCGAAGAGCAAAAAGCACGGCGGAGAGGGAAACAATATGCTCACCGGTGATCTCGTCAGACCTCGTATAAGGCGACAAGGCGATTCACTCTTGGTAGATTATCTAGATGTAAGCCAGCGTCATTGGCAGCAAACAGCACGGGAATTGATCGCCCTGCTAAATACGTTCATGGGCAAACCTTATGCCGCTTGGGAAGAGACCCTCGAAAAGTATGAAGGAGAGCGTATAGATTATGTTGTGATCCGAGGGCTGGCAAAGGTACTGGAAGACGCAGCCACCTTCGGCCCGGTGGAAACAATGTTCACACCTGCTGAGGTGCGCGAAAAACTCTTTGCCTGTGGCCCCATCAACCCAAGAATTGATCTGTTTAATCGCGGCGAACCCGTAATGAAGTGA
- a CDS encoding DUF790 family protein, with product MTEVAAALGATAQDLDLALFADRPVEYILRDVGREWTADDLLQRYNMELARGVLYWVSEVRVDIYDNYKDFWRYLKFFKLMFQATPLPNGGYHVQLDGPISPFVTSTIRYGRQFAAFLPALFLGERWGMTADIRGSRTDQPIVYALDNTTPLQSHFKASGLFDSKLEEDFAAQFEEKLGDKRGQWLLKREDEVVILKDTVMIPDFSLAHKKDGRRALIEIVGYWHPDYLRRKVAKVREAGLKNLVLLVYEGVNLAAEKLADVPGEVLYFPNRPVIKEVMAAVESCAV from the coding sequence ATGACCGAAGTTGCTGCGGCGCTGGGCGCTACAGCCCAAGATTTAGACCTAGCCCTATTCGCAGATCGTCCCGTCGAATATATTCTGCGCGATGTCGGGCGCGAATGGACTGCGGATGATCTACTGCAACGCTACAACATGGAACTGGCTCGTGGTGTGTTGTACTGGGTCAGTGAGGTGCGTGTTGATATTTATGACAACTACAAAGATTTCTGGCGCTACCTCAAGTTCTTCAAATTGATGTTCCAAGCCACACCGCTGCCAAATGGCGGTTACCATGTGCAGTTGGATGGTCCAATCTCGCCCTTCGTAACCTCAACGATACGCTATGGACGACAATTCGCCGCATTTCTACCTGCCTTGTTTCTCGGCGAGCGCTGGGGAATGACGGCAGATATTCGCGGTTCACGCACTGATCAGCCCATCGTCTACGCGCTTGATAACACCACCCCTCTGCAATCCCACTTCAAAGCTAGCGGCCTGTTCGACAGCAAACTAGAAGAAGACTTCGCTGCGCAGTTCGAGGAGAAATTAGGAGACAAACGTGGTCAGTGGCTACTAAAGCGCGAGGATGAGGTCGTGATTCTGAAAGATACTGTTATGATCCCTGACTTCTCACTGGCGCACAAAAAAGATGGTCGTCGGGCGCTGATCGAAATAGTTGGCTATTGGCATCCGGATTACCTGCGCCGCAAAGTTGCCAAGGTACGGGAAGCTGGCCTAAAGAATCTGGTACTGCTTGTTTACGAAGGCGTTAACCTAGCAGCAGAAAAGCTGGCGGATGTACCTGGTGAGGTACTTTACTTTCCCAATCGGCCTGTCATCAAGGAAGTTATGGCAGCCGTAGAAAGTTGTGCAGTGTAA
- a CDS encoding SWIM zinc finger family protein, with protein MPKRRKRRDYDDYGYGSYGQYRPPRKPAEGIKAKSTRGGFAESWWAKRWIATLEGYGIGSRLQRGRSYARAGQVIDIKIGAGSVSAQVQGSMPKPYRVKIALPILSDPEWERVIDAMSAQAIFAAKLLAGEMPNDIEEAFKSAKVSLFPAHGKDLITDCSCPDYANPCKHIAAVYYLLGEQFDTDPFLIFTPRGRSREQVIAALRQRRTSGEVSQDVPGDLAPIATSPLQEADLPNFWKVGNVDEIAIHLAPPEVRLGVLKRLGSPPDATQPTLEAIYTQTSKYALDKVLGVATEIEQYPAVTLRNNNV; from the coding sequence ATGCCTAAAAGACGTAAACGACGCGACTACGATGATTACGGCTATGGCTCCTACGGACAATATCGACCACCGCGCAAGCCTGCCGAGGGGATCAAGGCCAAATCTACACGCGGGGGATTTGCCGAGTCATGGTGGGCCAAAAGGTGGATCGCCACACTTGAAGGTTACGGAATCGGCAGCCGTTTGCAGCGTGGTCGCAGCTATGCACGCGCCGGACAGGTGATAGACATTAAAATTGGCGCGGGGTCTGTGTCGGCGCAGGTGCAAGGATCGATGCCCAAGCCATATCGCGTGAAAATTGCGCTGCCAATCCTCTCTGATCCGGAATGGGAGCGTGTGATAGATGCCATGAGCGCACAGGCTATCTTTGCCGCCAAGTTGTTGGCAGGGGAGATGCCTAATGATATCGAGGAGGCGTTCAAGTCTGCAAAAGTCAGCCTCTTTCCAGCGCATGGTAAAGACCTGATCACGGACTGCTCGTGTCCAGATTACGCCAACCCTTGCAAGCACATTGCCGCCGTGTACTATCTGCTGGGTGAGCAGTTCGACACTGATCCCTTCCTGATCTTCACGCCGCGCGGACGCAGCCGCGAACAAGTGATCGCCGCGCTTCGGCAGCGCCGTACATCGGGTGAAGTTTCGCAAGATGTGCCCGGTGACTTAGCGCCGATAGCAACTTCACCACTTCAAGAAGCTGACCTTCCCAATTTCTGGAAAGTCGGCAATGTCGATGAAATTGCAATTCATCTTGCCCCGCCGGAAGTCAGGCTTGGTGTTTTGAAACGCCTTGGTTCGCCGCCTGATGCGACGCAACCAACGCTCGAAGCGATCTACACGCAAACGAGCAAATATGCGCTGGATAAGGTTCTTGGCGTGGCGACAGAGATTGAGCAGTATCCTGCTGTCACGCTAAGGAACAACAATGTCTGA
- a CDS encoding PIN domain-containing protein yields the protein MTTTDARIRLFVDTNALIRLHIQMAPDHISVQTALKALVIRQHELWLNRQVLHEYANVLTRPQSYVQPIPPGDVAKQLRQFETTYRIADETPAVSQELYKLMETVSLGGKQIHDANIVATMMAYQIPLLFTLNIVDFQRFNHLIRIITPQDVKL from the coding sequence ATGACGACGACGGACGCTAGAATCCGTCTGTTTGTGGATACGAACGCGCTCATTCGTTTACACATTCAGATGGCTCCAGATCACATAAGTGTCCAAACGGCGTTAAAAGCGCTGGTAATCCGCCAACACGAGTTATGGCTTAACCGACAAGTCCTGCATGAATATGCGAATGTGTTAACCCGTCCGCAGTCCTACGTTCAACCTATTCCTCCAGGCGATGTTGCGAAACAATTGCGGCAATTTGAGACCACTTATCGAATTGCCGATGAGACACCTGCCGTGTCGCAAGAACTCTACAAATTGATGGAAACTGTGTCGCTGGGCGGCAAGCAAATTCACGATGCAAACATCGTCGCTACCATGATGGCTTATCAAATCCCGCTGTTGTTCACACTGAACATCGTCGATTTTCAACGGTTTAACCATCTTATCCGCATCATCACGCCACAAGACGTCAAACTCTGA